In Lacibacter sp. H375, one DNA window encodes the following:
- a CDS encoding tetratricopeptide repeat protein, translated as MKFYSLLFLFLLLLACSNMFAQNKPKPVKPQEKPPTQKEMDEMMNEMDNILKNMTPEERRMFDSMGIKIPNKKNMSGVTDKQLAVAWEDENRVVPARKTALINALPKTIFSKEQLLAFIKKTNLSIASLIKPEARQMADKINDQFKNDPYYGFMIASAANGMWMYGYKESATYLMGKAVEAIPNADNLNNFASYLTMGGAAHIALPILEKLNSVHKNNSTILNNLGQAWLQLGEELKGEKYLDSAVRVYTYHPQANYTKCLLLKARGKRAEAIAALHRSLKHSVTTQKNNLLKELEADQYKPVRFYAPRVYYSTTFNLHEYAAMVPKIYATNLGSNIELQWREFREIIKAEKEKINAQLTLVSKNASIAEQAFFKKAQASKFNIYSPYYSKAVERYNNYTKDFDRRLKQYTEKLLLLVKQKTELKIKFDIALEKERIRFDEEIKRGANKQVNCEGQLPIINEFLEKTNQLNIKSNELSVSFWLTEFYNMYYYYPSTAKTDASAQMIVLNLRAGFLERLYELFHESDLGYPCSSDIQKKAEYSILKPLNDYDEVNCKIYNRIYTPGLGNIVMRCNTMSLQLNPIMLPFEASLTANFDGFIEQASVGIEIKEVKINVGAEFDKKGNFKKGTGSIETEIKGVDVNIGAEINKKGEINGSGSIGTDINGVGIKMDAEIDEKGFKKGSIEMGIDKELSLLPKTMEEEAPVEVGLKNELGVSMELTRSEDGIIADFIVKEKSELDIASKLEVDNEVEVTPGMISKSGKVTEPETVKLSLPAAPSVNVSADSRWSVNSGYSAKGESSFSKLK; from the coding sequence GTGAAATTTTACTCATTACTTTTTTTATTCCTTTTGCTATTAGCATGCAGCAACATGTTTGCGCAAAACAAACCCAAACCTGTAAAACCACAGGAAAAACCGCCCACGCAAAAAGAAATGGACGAAATGATGAATGAGATGGATAACATCTTAAAAAATATGACACCGGAAGAAAGGAGAATGTTCGACAGCATGGGAATAAAAATTCCGAATAAGAAGAACATGTCAGGTGTTACTGATAAACAATTGGCTGTTGCATGGGAGGATGAAAACAGGGTTGTACCTGCCAGGAAAACAGCACTGATTAACGCATTACCTAAAACAATTTTTTCAAAAGAGCAGTTACTGGCATTCATCAAAAAAACCAACCTATCTATTGCATCATTAATAAAACCGGAAGCCCGGCAAATGGCTGATAAAATAAATGATCAATTTAAAAACGATCCTTATTACGGATTTATGATTGCATCAGCAGCCAATGGCATGTGGATGTATGGGTATAAAGAATCTGCAACCTACTTAATGGGCAAAGCAGTTGAAGCAATTCCAAATGCAGACAATCTAAACAATTTTGCATCCTATCTTACAATGGGTGGTGCCGCACATATCGCATTGCCAATTCTTGAAAAGCTAAACAGTGTTCATAAAAACAACAGCACTATACTTAATAATCTTGGGCAGGCATGGTTGCAACTGGGTGAAGAGTTGAAAGGTGAAAAGTATTTAGACAGCGCTGTTCGTGTTTATACCTACCACCCGCAGGCGAACTATACAAAATGCCTGCTGCTGAAAGCAAGAGGCAAAAGGGCTGAAGCAATTGCTGCACTGCACCGCTCGTTAAAACACAGTGTCACCACCCAAAAAAACAACCTGTTAAAAGAATTGGAAGCAGATCAATACAAGCCTGTTAGATTTTATGCACCAAGAGTATACTATTCCACCACGTTTAATTTACATGAATATGCAGCAATGGTTCCAAAAATTTATGCAACCAATTTAGGTAGCAATATAGAATTGCAATGGCGTGAATTCAGAGAAATCATTAAGGCAGAGAAGGAAAAGATTAATGCACAATTGACACTTGTAAGCAAAAATGCAAGCATTGCAGAACAGGCGTTCTTTAAAAAAGCACAGGCCAGCAAATTCAACATCTATTCTCCATATTATAGTAAAGCTGTTGAACGATATAACAATTATACAAAAGACTTTGATCGCCGTTTAAAACAATACACTGAAAAATTGTTACTGCTTGTTAAACAAAAGACTGAACTTAAAATCAAGTTTGACATAGCTTTAGAAAAAGAGCGAATCCGGTTTGACGAAGAAATCAAAAGAGGTGCAAACAAACAGGTCAATTGCGAAGGTCAATTACCCATTATCAATGAATTTCTTGAAAAAACAAATCAGCTGAATATAAAATCCAACGAACTATCGGTTTCTTTTTGGCTTACTGAGTTTTATAATATGTACTATTATTACCCTTCCACTGCCAAAACAGATGCCTCTGCACAAATGATTGTTTTGAATTTACGTGCAGGATTTCTGGAAAGATTATATGAATTATTTCATGAAAGTGATTTAGGATATCCTTGCAGTTCAGATATACAGAAAAAAGCAGAATACAGTATTCTAAAACCTCTGAATGACTACGATGAAGTGAATTGTAAAATATATAATCGTATTTACACGCCGGGCCTTGGTAACATTGTTATGAGATGTAATACGATGAGTCTTCAGCTCAACCCAATCATGCTTCCATTTGAAGCAAGCCTTACAGCAAATTTTGATGGCTTTATAGAACAGGCATCTGTTGGAATTGAAATAAAAGAAGTAAAAATTAATGTAGGTGCAGAGTTTGATAAAAAGGGAAATTTTAAAAAAGGTACCGGAAGTATTGAGACTGAAATAAAAGGGGTTGATGTGAATATAGGTGCAGAGATTAATAAAAAAGGAGAAATAAATGGTTCAGGAAGCATTGGAACTGATATTAACGGAGTTGGTATAAAAATGGACGCCGAAATTGATGAAAAAGGATTTAAAAAGGGAAGCATTGAAATGGGGATAGATAAAGAATTAAGCTTGCTTCCAAAAACAATGGAAGAAGAAGCTCCTGTGGAAGTAGGTTTGAAAAATGAATTAGGCGTAAGCATGGAACTTACGAGAAGTGAAGATGGAATCATTGCTGACTTTATTGTAAAAGAAAAATCAGAACTGGACATCGCAAGTAAACTGGAAGTTGACAACGAAGTTGAAGTAACACCAGGGATGATCTCTAAATCAGGAAAAGTAACTGAACCTGAAACCGTAAAACTAAGTTTACCAGCTGCTCCGTCAGTAAACGTAAGTGCTGATAGCCGCTGGAGTGTTAACAGTGGTTATAGCGCAAAAGGAGAAAGTTCATTTTCAAAATTAAAATGA
- a CDS encoding tetratricopeptide repeat-containing sensor histidine kinase — MQKLLFYISLFLFSVADAQVLMNRDSLLKLLPTIKEDSAGAEFYIVLGQQYESSEPELAKHYYHKAGIISEKINYPAGVLRYIFNYTFVLNLQGRFDSGLALNLKAVPIARKLNDPVMLGKALFNAGSSYRMLAQFEKAISLYEEGRKIFASNGDSLLMARSYDIIQMLYYNLENYDKGIYYGETAVKWLRTIDDPLWLGTTLNNLGMNYIKKGDSKKAKEAWMEALAISKKIGNLEMEGSQMLNLGDLYMHAGEFAILKDYYGKALDLYTQLDGAEGIAIALRGLAIYEYFNKNFEAAKKYAERSLEVINKNNLQLEKIKTLETLSSIHIAMQDLITGQRYMQEATVLSDSLLNDRVRKASIDAETKYETAKKDVQIQLQRAVIKQKNTLNYFLSAGAAALLLISVLGYRNYKQKQNLQQQRINELETEKQLAATEAVLKGEEQERTRLAKDLHDGLGGMLSGIKYSMNTMKGNLIMTPDNAQAFERSMDMLDSSIKEMRRVAHNLMPEALVKFGLDTALKDFCKDIHQSGALNVSYQSVGMEGKAPDQTTAITVFRIVQELLNNTLKHAAAKNAIVQLNRTDDQLSVTVEDDGKGFNTAVLEHNRGIGWDNIQNRVDFMKGKLDVKSGEGKGTSVHIEINV, encoded by the coding sequence ATGCAAAAACTACTGTTCTATATTTCCCTTTTCCTTTTTTCAGTTGCAGATGCACAAGTACTGATGAACAGGGACAGTCTTTTGAAATTACTGCCCACAATTAAGGAAGATTCAGCAGGTGCAGAATTTTATATTGTTCTTGGTCAGCAATATGAAAGCAGTGAACCTGAACTGGCGAAACATTATTATCACAAAGCCGGAATCATCAGTGAAAAAATAAATTACCCGGCAGGGGTGTTGCGCTATATTTTCAATTACACATTTGTACTAAACCTGCAGGGCAGATTTGACTCTGGTCTCGCTCTCAATTTAAAAGCAGTACCTATTGCAAGAAAACTGAATGATCCCGTCATGTTGGGGAAAGCATTGTTTAATGCAGGATCTTCATACAGGATGCTGGCACAATTTGAAAAGGCAATTTCATTATACGAAGAAGGGCGAAAAATATTTGCATCGAATGGCGATAGTTTGTTAATGGCCAGGAGTTATGATATTATACAAATGCTTTACTATAATCTCGAAAACTATGATAAAGGAATTTACTATGGTGAAACAGCGGTGAAATGGCTTCGTACAATTGACGATCCTTTGTGGTTGGGTACTACTTTAAATAATTTAGGCATGAATTATATAAAGAAAGGCGATAGTAAAAAGGCAAAGGAGGCATGGATGGAAGCGTTGGCCATCAGCAAAAAAATCGGCAACTTGGAAATGGAGGGCTCTCAAATGCTCAATCTTGGCGATTTATATATGCATGCAGGAGAATTCGCAATTCTCAAAGACTATTATGGCAAAGCATTGGATTTGTATACTCAACTTGATGGAGCCGAAGGTATTGCCATTGCTTTACGTGGACTTGCCATTTATGAATACTTCAATAAAAATTTCGAGGCAGCAAAAAAATATGCAGAGCGGTCGCTTGAAGTGATTAATAAAAACAACCTGCAGCTTGAAAAAATAAAAACACTAGAAACTTTATCGAGCATTCATATTGCTATGCAGGATCTAATTACCGGACAGAGATATATGCAGGAAGCAACAGTTCTTTCTGATAGTTTGTTAAATGACCGGGTACGCAAAGCTTCTATTGATGCAGAAACCAAATATGAAACTGCAAAAAAAGATGTGCAAATACAATTGCAGCGGGCAGTTATTAAACAAAAGAACACGCTCAACTACTTTTTAAGTGCGGGTGCTGCAGCGCTATTACTTATTTCAGTTCTTGGCTACCGCAATTACAAACAAAAACAAAACCTGCAGCAGCAACGCATAAATGAACTGGAAACCGAAAAACAATTAGCCGCAACTGAAGCAGTACTTAAAGGCGAAGAACAGGAACGCACCCGGCTTGCAAAAGATTTGCATGACGGTTTGGGTGGTATGCTCAGCGGTATTAAATATTCAATGAATACTATGAAAGGAAACTTAATCATGACGCCTGATAATGCACAGGCCTTTGAACGCAGCATGGATATGCTGGACAGTTCTATTAAAGAAATGCGCCGTGTGGCACACAATCTTATGCCGGAAGCATTGGTGAAATTTGGATTAGATACTGCATTGAAAGATTTTTGTAAGGACATTCATCAATCAGGTGCTTTGAATGTTTCATATCAATCTGTAGGTATGGAAGGAAAAGCACCAGATCAAACAACTGCCATTACAGTCTTTCGCATTGTGCAGGAATTGCTGAACAATACGTTGAAACATGCTGCTGCAAAAAATGCCATTGTACAGTTAAACAGAACTGATGATCAGCTTTCCGTTACTGTGGAAGATGATGGTAAAGGATTTAACACAGCTGTCTTGGAGCACAATCGTGGTATTGGCTGGGATAATATTCAAAACCGTGTGGATTTTATGAAAGGAAAGTTGGATGTAAAATCGGGTGAGGGTAAGGGAACATCGGTGCATATTGAAATAAACGTTTAA
- a CDS encoding response regulator transcription factor — protein sequence MKIKVFIVDDHYMVVEGIRSMLQTEISVEWMGHASNADSCMAFLKQQQPDVLLMDINMPGKNGIELCGEVKQKYPGVFVLALSTFNQQSFIEKMMNNGASGYVLKNASQHELMEAIETVAKGKIFLSEEAAAMLRKDDNSEVPVITRREKEVLELLADGLTNNEIAEKLFVSATTVDSHRKSLVAKLKAKNTPELIKLAFIHKLIGT from the coding sequence ATGAAGATCAAAGTTTTTATTGTAGATGATCATTATATGGTGGTGGAAGGAATCCGCTCCATGCTGCAAACAGAAATTTCTGTTGAGTGGATGGGGCATGCTTCCAATGCTGATTCCTGCATGGCTTTTTTGAAACAACAGCAACCCGATGTGTTGCTCATGGATATTAATATGCCCGGAAAAAACGGTATTGAGTTGTGTGGCGAAGTAAAACAAAAATATCCCGGAGTGTTTGTGTTGGCGCTGAGTACATTCAATCAGCAAAGTTTTATTGAAAAAATGATGAATAATGGCGCATCAGGTTATGTGCTGAAAAATGCATCTCAACATGAACTGATGGAAGCGATAGAAACCGTTGCTAAAGGAAAAATATTTTTAAGTGAAGAAGCTGCAGCGATGCTTCGTAAAGATGACAATAGTGAAGTACCTGTTATTACGAGGAGAGAAAAGGAAGTATTGGAATTGCTGGCCGACGGATTAACAAACAATGAAATTGCTGAGAAATTATTTGTGAGTGCCACTACAGTTGACAGTCACCGTAAAAGTTTAGTAGCCAAACTGAAAGCCAAGAACACACCTGAACTCATTAAACTGGCATTTATCCATAAACTTATCGGAACATAA
- a CDS encoding exo-beta-N-acetylmuramidase NamZ family protein — translation MKQLLLLLVLFGTFYTEAQQKHARSGYNRGSIKNRLFQTGSENLDNYIDLLEGKTVAVFANQTSTIGKSHLVDSLRKLGVNIKVIFGPEHGFRGTADAGEKIGNYKDEKTGIQVISLYGTKRKPSKEDLAGVDVMLFDIQDVGVRFYTYISSLEYYMEAALEWGKHLIVLDRPNPNGHYVDGPVLEPAYKSFVGMQPVPIVYGMTIGEYAQMIYDEEWLEPRLYELAGRHGKFELTIIPCNNYTHTTKYELPVKPSPNLPNSQSIWLYPSTCFFEGTVLSEGRGTNIPFQIFGHPSLPKTLKPFTPRSRDGAKDPKLKDQLCYGWDLSGPADKVFITAGSRVQLKWLLEAYNLFPNKDEFFIAPASGKPTDYFFNKLAGNGTLMQQIKDGKTEEEIRKSWEPALAKFKAIRKKYLIYKDFE, via the coding sequence ATGAAACAATTACTCCTTTTACTGGTTCTGTTCGGAACTTTTTATACCGAAGCACAGCAAAAACACGCCCGCTCCGGTTATAACCGTGGCTCCATTAAGAACAGGTTGTTTCAAACCGGTTCTGAAAATCTTGACAACTATATTGATCTGCTTGAGGGAAAAACGGTTGCTGTATTTGCCAACCAAACCTCAACCATTGGCAAAAGTCATCTTGTAGATTCACTACGAAAACTGGGCGTTAACATTAAAGTGATCTTCGGACCTGAACATGGTTTTCGTGGCACTGCAGATGCAGGCGAGAAAATTGGAAATTACAAAGATGAGAAAACAGGCATCCAGGTTATTTCACTTTACGGAACAAAACGTAAACCTTCAAAAGAAGATCTTGCCGGCGTTGATGTAATGTTGTTTGATATACAGGATGTGGGCGTGCGATTTTATACTTACATCTCTTCACTTGAGTATTACATGGAAGCAGCGCTAGAATGGGGTAAACATTTGATCGTGCTTGATCGTCCAAATCCAAATGGACATTATGTTGATGGACCTGTTCTTGAACCCGCATACAAATCATTTGTTGGAATGCAACCCGTACCAATTGTGTATGGCATGACGATTGGCGAGTATGCTCAAATGATCTATGATGAAGAATGGCTGGAACCACGCTTGTATGAGTTAGCTGGTCGTCATGGAAAATTTGAATTAACGATCATCCCATGTAACAATTACACGCATACAACAAAGTATGAGTTGCCTGTAAAGCCTTCACCTAACTTACCCAACAGTCAATCGATCTGGTTATATCCTTCCACATGTTTTTTTGAAGGCACTGTATTGAGTGAAGGGCGTGGCACCAATATTCCATTCCAGATATTTGGGCATCCTTCTTTGCCAAAAACTTTAAAACCTTTTACGCCCCGCAGCAGAGATGGCGCAAAAGATCCAAAACTGAAAGATCAACTTTGTTATGGTTGGGATCTAAGCGGGCCTGCTGATAAAGTATTTATCACTGCGGGCAGCAGAGTGCAATTGAAATGGCTGCTGGAAGCCTATAACCTTTTCCCCAATAAAGATGAATTTTTTATTGCACCCGCCAGTGGAAAACCAACAGATTATTTCTTTAATAAACTTGCCGGCAACGGCACGTTGATGCAACAAATAAAAGATGGCAAGACAGAAGAGGAAATACGCAAGAGTTGGGAGCCTGCATTAGCGAAGTTTAAAGCGATACGAAAGAAATACCTGATCTATAAAGATTTTGAATAA
- a CDS encoding FKBP-type peptidyl-prolyl cis-trans isomerase: MQQAKKGDTVRVHYTGKLTTGEQFDSSAGREPLEFEVGAGMMIKGFDDAVVGMAIGDKKTINIPPHEAYGERNDQMVIDFPRSNFPDDMTPEIGMQLMMNNSAGQQFPVTITEVQEEIVVLDANHMLAGKELVFDIEMVEIDAKGLIIVP; this comes from the coding sequence ATGCAGCAGGCAAAAAAAGGTGATACCGTACGTGTGCATTACACCGGTAAATTGACAACAGGTGAGCAGTTCGATTCAAGCGCAGGCCGTGAGCCACTTGAGTTTGAGGTGGGTGCCGGAATGATGATCAAAGGGTTTGACGACGCCGTGGTTGGTATGGCCATTGGAGATAAAAAAACTATTAACATCCCTCCTCATGAGGCATATGGAGAACGTAACGATCAGATGGTGATTGATTTCCCCCGTTCAAATTTTCCTGATGATATGACGCCGGAAATCGGCATGCAGTTGATGATGAACAACAGTGCCGGGCAGCAGTTCCCAGTTACCATAACAGAAGTGCAGGAAGAAATTGTTGTATTAGATGCAAACCACATGTTAGCTGGTAAAGAACTGGTGTTTGATATTGAAATGGTTGAGATTGATGCAAAGGGATTGATCATAGTTCCTTAG
- a CDS encoding CPBP family intramembrane glutamic endopeptidase, giving the protein MQSSPIIKKGWLRALLFILVYMFLLILGNGGLGFVYGLLEMTYTTTVTFYGFILLNFLISFFTVWLFRKVFDKQSFKSLGLIWNGFGKERTAGVVTGILLLTVMATVLWLMKLLEWFVADINVAEFALTIIILVSVSFSEEVVFRGYILNNLMQSTSVLPALSISALLFAGFHSLNSHMSLIAFINIFIAGVLLGVNYIYTRNLWFAIFFHFTWNFVQGPVLGFEVSGLSLPSLLEQNLKGSVLLTGGAFGLEASWLTTFATSLMAIVLFFLFQRKYNSSVE; this is encoded by the coding sequence ATGCAATCATCTCCCATTATCAAAAAAGGCTGGCTGAGGGCACTGCTTTTTATATTGGTTTATATGTTCCTTCTTATTCTTGGAAACGGAGGGCTTGGTTTTGTGTATGGGCTTTTAGAAATGACCTATACAACTACAGTAACATTTTATGGCTTTATATTGCTAAACTTTTTGATCTCATTTTTTACTGTTTGGTTATTCCGTAAAGTATTCGATAAACAATCATTCAAAAGTCTTGGGCTTATATGGAATGGATTTGGGAAAGAACGTACTGCCGGTGTTGTAACCGGCATACTGTTGCTTACAGTAATGGCTACAGTATTATGGCTCATGAAATTGCTGGAATGGTTTGTGGCAGATATTAATGTAGCTGAATTTGCTCTCACTATAATAATACTTGTGTCGGTAAGTTTTTCGGAGGAAGTTGTTTTTCGTGGTTATATACTTAACAATTTAATGCAATCAACTTCCGTGTTGCCCGCATTATCTATCTCAGCATTATTATTTGCCGGGTTTCATTCATTAAATTCTCACATGTCGCTCATTGCATTCATCAATATTTTTATTGCGGGTGTGTTGCTAGGTGTAAATTATATTTACACACGTAACCTTTGGTTTGCTATCTTCTTTCACTTTACCTGGAATTTTGTGCAGGGCCCTGTTCTCGGCTTTGAAGTAAGCGGGCTTTCGTTACCATCCTTATTAGAACAAAATCTGAAAGGTTCCGTTCTCTTGACCGGAGGAGCATTTGGACTTGAAGCTTCGTGGCTTACCACATTCGCCACCAGCTTGATGGCAATTGTCCTCTTCTTTTTGTTTCAGCGCAAATACAACAGCAGCGTTGAATAA
- the pepT gene encoding peptidase T, whose product MATENNYGTAERLMRYVQVDTQSDPESNSSPTTEKQKDLSKILVEELLAMGISDAHMDAYGYVYATIPSTTERDVPVICFCSHVDTAPDCSGTNVKPILHKNYCGADIVLPDDGTQIISPSKYKYLKQHIGKDIITASGATLLGADDKAGVAIIMSMANYLIQHPEVKHGTIKLLFTPDEEVGKGTDKLDLQKLGATVAYTLDGGELGTLEDETFSADGVKIIVHGVIAHPGYAKGILVNALKIASEILTALPKTEWSPETTEKRQGFVHPVSVNGIAEKASIDFIVRDFTVEGLLQHETRLKTIAEEVLKQYPNCTMEFIVKEQYRNMKQVLDQHPAIVANAIEAYERCGLTVVKEPIRGGTDGSRLSYMGLPCPNLFTGMQAIHSKHEWIGVEDMEQSANMLVELVKVWEEKS is encoded by the coding sequence ATGGCAACAGAAAACAACTACGGAACGGCAGAAAGGTTAATGCGGTATGTGCAGGTAGATACACAAAGCGATCCCGAAAGCAATAGCTCACCCACAACTGAAAAGCAAAAAGACCTGTCGAAGATATTGGTGGAGGAATTACTGGCGATGGGAATTTCGGATGCACATATGGACGCTTACGGCTATGTGTACGCTACAATTCCGTCAACTACTGAGAGGGATGTTCCTGTTATTTGTTTCTGCAGCCATGTTGATACTGCTCCCGATTGCAGCGGCACGAACGTAAAACCCATTCTTCATAAAAATTATTGTGGAGCTGATATTGTGTTGCCCGATGATGGAACACAAATCATCAGCCCTTCGAAGTATAAATATCTTAAACAACATATCGGGAAAGATATTATCACTGCAAGTGGAGCAACTTTACTTGGTGCAGATGATAAAGCAGGTGTTGCTATTATCATGAGTATGGCGAATTATCTAATACAGCATCCTGAAGTAAAACACGGCACGATTAAATTGCTGTTCACACCAGATGAAGAAGTAGGAAAGGGAACAGATAAACTCGATCTGCAAAAACTGGGAGCAACAGTTGCATATACTTTAGATGGAGGCGAGTTAGGTACATTGGAAGATGAAACATTTAGTGCAGATGGCGTAAAGATCATTGTGCATGGAGTAATTGCACATCCCGGTTATGCGAAAGGGATTTTGGTAAATGCATTGAAAATTGCAAGTGAAATATTAACTGCTCTTCCCAAAACGGAATGGAGCCCTGAAACAACAGAAAAACGACAAGGCTTTGTGCATCCTGTAAGTGTAAATGGCATTGCAGAAAAAGCAAGCATTGATTTTATTGTCCGTGACTTTACTGTTGAAGGTTTATTGCAACACGAAACAAGATTAAAAACAATTGCAGAAGAAGTGTTGAAACAATATCCAAACTGCACAATGGAGTTTATTGTAAAAGAACAATACCGGAATATGAAACAAGTGCTCGATCAGCATCCTGCAATTGTTGCAAATGCAATAGAAGCTTATGAGCGTTGTGGCTTAACAGTAGTAAAAGAACCCATCCGTGGTGGCACCGATGGTAGTCGTTTAAGTTATATGGGTTTGCCTTGTCCTAATTTATTTACAGGTATGCAGGCTATTCACAGCAAGCATGAGTGGATTGGAGTGGAGGACATGGAGCAAAGTGCCAATATGCTTGTTGAATTGGTGAAAGTGTGGGAAGAAAAAAGCTGA
- a CDS encoding SPFH domain-containing protein yields the protein MEFLVSYWWVLLIAFIIFSGLVTVNQGTIAVITMFGKYQRILRPGLGFKIPILEQIYKRVSIQNRSVELEFQAVTIDQANVYFKSMLLYSVQNSEEETIKKVAFKFISDKDLMQALIRTVEGSIRAFVATKRQAEILTARREIVEYVKEQIDHSLEEWGYHLQDLQINDITFDQQIMESMSRVVASNNLKAAAENEGQALLITKTKGAEAEGNAIKIAAEAEREAARLRGQGVALFRQEVAKGMTEAAEQMKQANLDTNVILFSMWTEAVKNFAEYGKGNIIFLDGSASGMENTMKQIQALMVKQAGV from the coding sequence ATGGAATTTCTAGTCAGTTATTGGTGGGTTTTACTCATCGCCTTTATCATTTTCAGTGGACTTGTTACCGTTAACCAGGGAACAATTGCCGTTATTACGATGTTTGGAAAATACCAGCGGATTCTTCGCCCCGGTTTGGGATTTAAGATACCCATTCTGGAGCAGATCTATAAACGAGTAAGTATTCAAAACAGAAGTGTGGAATTAGAGTTCCAGGCTGTAACCATAGACCAGGCAAACGTGTATTTTAAAAGCATGTTGCTTTATTCTGTACAAAATTCAGAAGAAGAAACTATTAAGAAAGTAGCATTTAAATTCATCAGCGATAAAGATCTGATGCAGGCGTTGATCAGAACAGTTGAAGGTTCCATTCGTGCATTCGTTGCAACGAAGCGCCAGGCAGAGATTTTAACGGCCCGAAGGGAAATTGTTGAGTACGTCAAAGAGCAAATAGATCATTCTCTGGAAGAGTGGGGTTATCATCTGCAGGATCTTCAGATCAACGATATTACGTTCGACCAACAGATCATGGAAAGTATGAGCCGTGTGGTAGCAAGTAACAACTTAAAAGCTGCTGCAGAAAACGAAGGACAGGCTTTGCTCATCACCAAAACAAAAGGTGCAGAAGCAGAAGGTAATGCTATTAAGATCGCTGCAGAGGCAGAACGTGAAGCCGCCCGTTTACGTGGACAAGGTGTGGCGCTCTTCCGCCAGGAGGTTGCAAAAGGTATGACTGAGGCAGCCGAACAAATGAAGCAGGCAAATCTTGACACCAATGTGATCCTCTTCAGTATGTGGACCGAAGCGGTAAAGAATTTTGCAGAGTATGGAAAGGGCAATATTATTTTCTTGGATGGTAGTGCAAGTGGCATGGAAAATACCATGAAGCAAATCCAGGCATTAATGGTGAAACAGGCCGGAGTATAA
- a CDS encoding DUF202 domain-containing protein, which yields METTVDNSLNKDLILRERLAIQRTKMANQTTLLSFIRTSLYFLVAGLSIKSLLHIENNRFFEIPFFIISAILFVTGIINYFRQKRLIADSEKHVGDYKIEYLQ from the coding sequence ATGGAAACAACTGTTGATAACAGCCTTAATAAAGATCTGATTTTAAGAGAGCGCCTGGCCATTCAACGCACTAAAATGGCAAATCAAACAACTCTCCTGTCGTTTATACGAACATCACTATATTTTCTCGTGGCAGGGTTGAGTATCAAAAGCCTGCTCCATATAGAAAACAACCGCTTTTTTGAGATCCCCTTTTTCATTATTTCGGCCATACTATTTGTAACAGGAATCATTAACTACTTCCGGCAAAAGAGACTGATTGCCGATAGTGAGAAACATGTGGGTGATTACAAAATTGAATACTTACAGTAA